A genomic segment from Peribacillus sp. ACCC06369 encodes:
- a CDS encoding YjjG family noncanonical pyrimidine nucleotidase yields the protein MKYEIILFDVDDTLLDFGISEKKALHEAFLEYGLPTGVKDYVGCYQEISEVLWRDLEQGLIDLTNLGVERFKRLFLNHGLDIEADAFSRAYLGHLGKEIHLMPGAVEVCEKLGGCRLAIITNGFTTVQTARIGGSPLSNTFETLIVSQEAGFQKPDRGIFDYAFSKLKITDKSKALIVGDSLTSDIQGGLNYGMDTCWYNPQQKGNNLGIKPTYEIRKLTDLLEIVGSKGV from the coding sequence ATGAAATACGAGATTATCTTATTTGATGTTGATGATACATTGCTAGACTTTGGAATATCGGAAAAAAAGGCACTGCATGAAGCCTTTTTAGAGTACGGTTTGCCCACAGGGGTGAAGGATTATGTAGGATGCTATCAAGAAATCAGTGAGGTATTATGGAGAGATTTGGAACAGGGGCTTATAGATTTAACAAATCTGGGAGTGGAAAGGTTCAAGCGGTTGTTCCTCAATCATGGGCTTGATATCGAGGCGGATGCATTCAGCCGTGCGTATCTGGGACATTTGGGAAAGGAAATACACCTAATGCCAGGTGCTGTAGAGGTTTGCGAGAAGCTTGGAGGATGCCGGCTGGCTATTATAACAAATGGCTTCACGACAGTGCAGACAGCAAGAATCGGGGGTTCTCCCCTTAGCAATACTTTTGAAACTTTGATAGTTTCCCAAGAGGCTGGGTTTCAGAAGCCTGATAGAGGGATTTTTGATTATGCATTTTCCAAATTAAAGATTACAGATAAATCGAAAGCGTTGATAGTGGGTGACTCCTTGACATCAGATATACAGGGCGGATTGAATTATGGAATGGATACCTGCTGGTACAATCCCCAGCAAAAGGGTAATAATCTGGGAATCAAGCCCACCTATGAAATCCGGAAGCTGACTGATCTTTTGGAGATTGTTGGAAGTAAGGGAGTTTAG
- a CDS encoding MFS transporter — MKKSRVLFASLAGSVIEWYDFYLYGTATGLVFTTLFFPNHDPAISLLLAFVTFGAGYAARPIGSILFGHMGDRIGRKAALMFTLIGMGGSSMLIGVLPTYAQVGLAAPAILVVLRLIQGISLGGEWGGAILLATESAPKGVRGLYGSIPQLGVPIGLVAGSFSLTLISSLTTDAQFLSWGWRIPFLLSGVLIALAIWVRSGIEETPEFQQQKDSGDLAKVPIIETLKHDWRSVLQVIGLKIGDGFFNVFIMSYVLVFTTMYFGYSQDSALTGLTIGCATMLITIPVIGYISDFIDRKIIYFGGLILLFVLAIPYFTMIGQGVGWFYFMQAVVLGVIWGAIFSTQGTLFSELFPAKVRYTGLSVGYQVAAAIAGFGPLIWTTMAESYGPSPLVFGGFMMAGLAISLALCILSPYFSRRIVKDRTLKPQDLDLN; from the coding sequence ATGAAAAAAAGTCGAGTTCTTTTCGCTAGTTTAGCTGGTTCCGTTATTGAGTGGTATGATTTCTATTTATACGGTACAGCAACGGGCCTAGTTTTTACAACTCTATTCTTCCCAAATCATGATCCTGCCATTTCACTTCTTCTCGCCTTTGTCACTTTCGGGGCTGGTTACGCAGCCCGTCCAATCGGAAGTATCCTATTCGGTCATATGGGTGATCGCATCGGACGGAAGGCTGCACTCATGTTCACCCTTATTGGTATGGGAGGGAGTTCAATGCTCATCGGTGTTCTGCCCACATATGCCCAGGTAGGGTTGGCCGCCCCAGCCATCTTGGTGGTGCTGAGGTTGATTCAAGGAATTTCTTTGGGAGGTGAATGGGGTGGAGCCATCCTATTGGCAACGGAATCTGCTCCAAAGGGTGTCCGTGGGTTATATGGATCCATTCCCCAACTAGGGGTCCCCATCGGTTTGGTTGCCGGTTCGTTCAGCCTAACCCTTATCAGTTCCTTGACAACCGATGCCCAATTTTTATCTTGGGGTTGGCGGATTCCATTCCTTTTAAGCGGTGTACTGATCGCATTGGCAATCTGGGTAAGGAGTGGCATTGAAGAAACGCCTGAATTCCAGCAGCAGAAAGATAGCGGTGATCTTGCGAAAGTCCCCATTATTGAAACGTTGAAACACGATTGGAGAAGTGTGCTGCAAGTGATCGGACTAAAAATTGGCGACGGGTTCTTCAATGTATTCATCATGTCCTATGTTCTCGTCTTTACTACAATGTATTTTGGTTATTCACAAGATTCAGCCCTTACCGGGTTAACCATTGGCTGTGCTACAATGCTAATTACCATTCCTGTCATTGGTTACATTTCTGATTTTATCGATCGAAAAATCATCTATTTTGGAGGACTGATTCTCCTTTTCGTCTTGGCCATCCCATATTTCACAATGATTGGGCAAGGGGTCGGCTGGTTCTACTTTATGCAGGCAGTTGTGCTCGGCGTCATCTGGGGAGCCATTTTTTCTACACAAGGAACATTATTTTCGGAGCTCTTTCCAGCAAAGGTCCGTTATACTGGATTATCCGTCGGTTATCAGGTCGCAGCAGCCATTGCAGGTTTCGGTCCGCTCATCTGGACCACCATGGCTGAATCATATGGCCCATCCCCTTTGGTATTTGGCGGATTCATGATGGCAGGTCTCGCAATTTCCCTGGCGCTTTGTATATTATCACCGTATTTCAGCAGAAGGATCGTAAAGGATCGAACACTCAAACCACAAGATCTGGATTTGAACTAA
- a CDS encoding IDEAL domain-containing protein — protein sequence MEKQLPGTSLEPEEMAEMVLKKALSDYRKAQIEKEIDNSLKNRDKEEFIRLTEILKGIS from the coding sequence ATGGAGAAGCAATTGCCAGGAACATCGCTTGAACCTGAAGAGATGGCTGAAATGGTTTTGAAAAAGGCCCTTAGTGATTACCGGAAAGCACAAATCGAAAAAGAGATCGATAACTCATTAAAGAATCGGGATAAGGAAGAGTTCATACGTTTAACTGAAATATTGAAGGGCATTTCCTGA
- a CDS encoding antibiotic biosynthesis monooxygenase, with amino-acid sequence MFVQMRKTVVKEGNAEQVVKRFGGEGIIEKQEGFIDLSVMVKKVRRGDEEVIVMINWESEAHWKQWEKSEAHIAGHKANLGKLKPEYIVSSEGSLYEVKAIKKAVK; translated from the coding sequence TTGTTCGTTCAAATGAGAAAAACGGTGGTTAAGGAAGGTAATGCAGAACAAGTAGTAAAACGGTTCGGTGGGGAAGGGATCATAGAAAAGCAGGAAGGTTTCATCGATTTAAGTGTAATGGTGAAAAAAGTGAGACGCGGGGATGAAGAGGTCATCGTTATGATCAATTGGGAGTCGGAGGCGCATTGGAAGCAATGGGAAAAGAGTGAAGCCCATATCGCAGGCCATAAAGCAAACCTTGGGAAACTGAAACCTGAATATATCGTGAGTTCGGAAGGATCATTATATGAAGTGAAAGCTATTAAAAAGGCAGTGAAATAA
- a CDS encoding CoA-acylating methylmalonate-semialdehyde dehydrogenase: MSSVTHEVKKLKNYINGEWIESTSKETEIVFNPATGEAIAEVPLSTREDVNRAVQVANEAFKKWSQVAVPKRARVLFKYQQLLVDHWEELAKLVTIENGKSLSESIGEVQRGIECVEFAAGAPTLMMGKQLPDIATNIESGMYRYPIGVIGGITPFNFPMMVPCWMFPLAIACGNTFVLKPSERTPLLAARIVELFEEAGLPKGVLNIVNGAHDVVNGLLEHKDVKAISFVGSQPVAEYVYKTGTANLKRVQALAGAKNHSIVLKDANLDMTAKEITSAAFGSAGERCMAAAVVVVEESVADELVEKLKQAADAITIGNGLDDGVFLGPVIREGAKKRTIDYIESGIAQGATLVRDGRKDEAASGNGYYLGATIFDHVTQEMKIWQDEIFAPVLSVVRAKDLTESVEIANASALANGACLYTDSAADVRQFRETIHAGMLGINVGVPAPMAFFPFSGYKDSFYGDLHANGTDGVEFYTRKKMVTARYVK; encoded by the coding sequence ATGTCATCAGTAACACATGAGGTGAAAAAATTAAAAAATTATATAAATGGTGAGTGGATTGAATCCACTTCAAAGGAAACGGAAATCGTGTTCAACCCTGCAACTGGTGAGGCGATTGCCGAGGTGCCACTTTCAACTAGGGAAGATGTGAATCGTGCAGTTCAAGTGGCGAATGAGGCGTTTAAAAAATGGTCGCAGGTTGCCGTCCCGAAACGGGCACGGGTATTGTTCAAATATCAGCAGCTCCTTGTGGATCATTGGGAAGAACTTGCTAAACTGGTAACTATCGAAAATGGTAAAAGCTTATCGGAATCGATTGGTGAAGTTCAGCGGGGCATCGAGTGTGTCGAGTTTGCGGCTGGTGCACCTACGCTGATGATGGGCAAACAGCTTCCGGATATCGCGACAAACATTGAATCGGGTATGTACCGCTACCCAATTGGTGTAATCGGCGGTATCACCCCATTTAACTTTCCGATGATGGTCCCTTGCTGGATGTTCCCTCTTGCGATCGCATGTGGCAATACATTCGTGTTAAAGCCATCTGAACGTACACCTTTGCTTGCTGCACGCATTGTTGAACTGTTTGAGGAAGCCGGTCTTCCTAAAGGAGTACTGAACATTGTTAATGGAGCACATGACGTGGTTAATGGACTTCTGGAGCATAAAGATGTGAAAGCTATCTCCTTTGTCGGTTCACAGCCAGTGGCAGAATATGTGTATAAAACAGGCACGGCTAACTTAAAGCGCGTCCAGGCTCTTGCGGGAGCGAAGAATCACTCGATTGTCTTGAAAGATGCCAATCTTGATATGACGGCCAAGGAAATAACAAGTGCGGCTTTTGGGTCGGCCGGTGAGCGTTGCATGGCCGCTGCGGTTGTTGTTGTAGAAGAAAGTGTAGCGGACGAGTTAGTTGAAAAATTGAAACAGGCAGCTGATGCCATTACGATCGGTAATGGTCTGGATGACGGCGTTTTTCTTGGACCGGTAATCCGGGAAGGGGCTAAGAAGAGGACCATCGATTACATCGAATCAGGAATAGCTCAAGGCGCGACCCTTGTACGCGATGGTCGTAAAGACGAGGCAGCAAGCGGCAATGGATATTACCTCGGGGCTACGATTTTTGATCATGTGACGCAGGAAATGAAAATCTGGCAAGATGAAATTTTTGCACCAGTGCTCTCCGTTGTCCGCGCCAAAGATTTAACGGAATCCGTTGAGATTGCCAATGCTTCAGCATTGGCAAACGGGGCTTGCCTTTATACGGACAGTGCTGCCGATGTACGCCAATTCCGTGAAACGATTCATGCCGGGATGTTGGGCATTAACGTGGGTGTTCCTGCACCCATGGCATTCTTCCCATTCTCTGGATACAAAGATTCATTTTATGGTGATCTGCATGCAAATGGAACCGATGGTGTGGAGTTCTATACTCGTAAAAAAATGGTGACTGCACGCTACGTGAAATAA
- the iolB gene encoding 5-deoxy-glucuronate isomerase, with protein MSKLLQKPEKQEVAEGVTVVQAVTKGNSPLEFVEFKIVELTPGAEYSELLIKKECCIVALTGKINVAVGEDVYHDLGTRDSVFDKVPTDSIYVSNDRGFELEAITKARVALCYSPSDKQLPTKWIKAGDVDVEHRGILSNKRMVHNILPDSAPYANSLLVVEVYTESGNWSSYPPHKHDRDNLPNESLLEESYYHEMNPPQGFVFQRVYTDDRSIDETMSVENGDVVLVPAGYHPVGVPDGYESYYLNVMAGPTRTWKFYNDPDHEWILNR; from the coding sequence ATGAGTAAACTGCTTCAAAAACCGGAAAAACAAGAGGTCGCTGAAGGTGTTACAGTCGTTCAAGCGGTTACGAAAGGAAATTCTCCTTTAGAATTTGTTGAATTTAAAATAGTGGAGTTGACTCCGGGTGCTGAATATTCAGAATTACTAATCAAGAAAGAATGCTGCATTGTCGCTCTTACGGGAAAAATCAATGTGGCTGTAGGCGAAGATGTATACCATGATTTGGGCACACGCGATAGTGTTTTTGATAAAGTGCCGACCGATAGCATTTACGTGTCAAATGATAGAGGTTTTGAATTGGAAGCGATAACCAAGGCCAGAGTGGCGCTGTGTTATTCACCTTCTGATAAGCAGCTTCCGACTAAATGGATTAAAGCGGGAGATGTTGACGTGGAGCACAGGGGCATTTTGAGCAATAAGCGGATGGTGCATAATATATTACCGGATTCAGCTCCGTATGCGAATAGCCTTCTGGTGGTTGAAGTATATACAGAAAGCGGAAACTGGTCGAGCTATCCTCCGCATAAACATGATCGGGATAACCTACCAAATGAGTCATTATTGGAAGAGTCCTATTATCATGAAATGAACCCGCCTCAGGGATTCGTATTTCAGCGGGTATATACAGATGATCGTTCGATCGATGAGACCATGTCCGTCGAAAACGGTGATGTCGTACTTGTACCGGCCGGTTATCATCCGGTAGGGGTGCCTGACGGTTATGAATCTTATTACTTGAATGTCATGGCCGGTCCAACAAGGACATGGAAATTCTACAATGATCCCGATCATGAGTGGATCCTGAATCGTTAA
- the iolC gene encoding 5-dehydro-2-deoxygluconokinase has protein sequence MNYTFNIDKEFDLIAIGRACIDLNANEYNRPMEETMTFTKYVGGSPANVAIGCAKLGLEVGFIGKLADDQHGRFIERYMREAGVDTSNMVIDQEGHKTGLAFTEIKSPEECSILMYRDNVADLHLAPSEVDEEYIKKSKILLVSGTALAKSPSREAVLKAVSLAKRNDVKVVFELDYRPYTWNSIEETSVYYSLVAEQSDILIGTRDEYDVMENTEKGTNEETVRYLFKHSADLVVIKHGVEGSYAYAKSGEVFKAKSYKTKVLKTFGAGDSYASAFLYALVSGKGIESALKFGSASASIVVSKHSSSEAMPVAEEIEGLIAERV, from the coding sequence ATGAACTATACTTTTAATATCGATAAGGAATTTGACTTGATTGCCATAGGTCGTGCCTGCATCGACTTGAATGCCAATGAATATAACCGTCCGATGGAAGAGACCATGACATTCACAAAATATGTGGGCGGTTCACCTGCCAATGTTGCCATCGGATGTGCAAAATTAGGCTTGGAAGTCGGATTCATCGGTAAGCTTGCAGATGATCAGCACGGCCGTTTCATCGAGCGTTATATGCGTGAGGCAGGTGTTGATACATCGAATATGGTAATCGATCAAGAAGGGCATAAAACGGGACTCGCCTTCACGGAAATTAAAAGTCCTGAAGAATGCAGTATCCTGATGTATCGGGATAATGTAGCCGACCTTCATTTAGCACCTTCGGAAGTGGATGAAGAATATATCAAAAAATCAAAGATCCTATTGGTTTCAGGGACGGCTTTAGCAAAAAGCCCATCACGTGAGGCAGTTTTAAAAGCCGTCAGCCTTGCGAAAAGAAATGATGTAAAAGTCGTATTTGAATTGGATTACCGTCCTTATACATGGAATTCCATTGAAGAAACCTCTGTTTACTATTCGTTGGTTGCCGAGCAATCAGACATTTTGATTGGCACGCGTGATGAATATGATGTTATGGAAAATACCGAAAAAGGTACAAATGAAGAAACCGTCCGTTACTTGTTTAAACATTCCGCAGACCTGGTGGTCATCAAACATGGCGTCGAGGGTTCATATGCCTATGCCAAATCAGGCGAAGTTTTTAAAGCGAAGTCCTATAAAACGAAAGTATTGAAAACATTCGGCGCAGGGGATTCATATGCTTCCGCTTTCTTATATGCGTTAGTGAGCGGCAAAGGGATTGAAAGCGCTTTGAAGTTTGGCAGTGCTTCCGCTTCCATAGTAGTAAGCAAGCACAGCTCATCCGAGGCGATGCCCGTTGCAGAAGAAATCGAAGGTTTGATTGCCGAACGCGTGTAA
- the iolD gene encoding 3D-(3,5/4)-trihydroxycyclohexane-1,2-dione acylhydrolase (decyclizing) — protein MGTVRLTTAQALIKFLNQQYIHVDGEESPFVEGIFNVFGHGNVVGIGQALEQDAGHLKVIQGKNEQGMAHAAIAYSREMLRRKIYAVTTSAGPGSANLIAAAGTALANNIPVLLLPADTFATRQPDPVLQQLEHEHSTAITTNDAFLAVSRYWDRVTRPEQLMSSLIRAFEVMTDPGKAGPATICISQDVEGEAFDFDEHFFEKRVHYLDRKAPVDRELQGAADRIRASKKPIIIVGGGARYSGARDILMKLAEKHNIPLVETQAGKSTVESSFPKNLGGVGILGTMAANKAARQADLVIGVGTRYTDFTTSSKTAFDFERTKFLNINVSRLQTYKLDGFQVVADAKVALENLEALLVGYETEYGEMLGEWKAEWLSERTRLSQVTFSRENFMPEIKSQFSQQVLNEYSDALKTELAQSTAMIAINDTIDQESVVVGSAGSLPGDLQRLWHSNVPNTYHLEYGFSCMGYEIAGTLGAKLAHPDREVYAMVGDGSFLMLHSELITAIQYNHKINILLFDNSGFGCINNLQMENGSGTYCCEFRTHDNQIMNIDYAKVAEGYGAKTYRANTVDELKAALEDAKKQSASTLIEMKVLPKTMTDGYDSWWNVGVAEVSERKSIQRAYEARQEKLKKAKQY, from the coding sequence ATGGGAACAGTGAGGTTGACTACAGCCCAGGCATTAATCAAGTTTTTAAATCAGCAGTACATTCATGTTGATGGTGAGGAGTCTCCATTTGTAGAAGGTATATTTAATGTATTCGGCCATGGGAATGTCGTTGGTATTGGTCAGGCGCTCGAACAGGACGCTGGCCACTTGAAAGTGATTCAAGGAAAGAATGAGCAAGGGATGGCACACGCAGCAATCGCCTACAGCCGGGAAATGCTGCGGCGGAAAATTTATGCCGTCACTACATCTGCCGGGCCAGGCTCGGCAAACTTGATAGCTGCGGCGGGGACTGCACTTGCCAACAATATTCCTGTCCTCTTACTTCCTGCTGATACTTTTGCGACACGTCAGCCGGATCCGGTTCTTCAGCAACTTGAGCATGAGCATAGTACGGCCATCACCACAAATGACGCTTTTCTTGCAGTATCAAGATATTGGGATCGCGTCACTCGCCCTGAGCAGCTCATGTCCAGTCTGATCCGGGCCTTCGAGGTGATGACCGATCCCGGGAAAGCCGGGCCAGCGACGATATGCATCTCACAGGATGTAGAAGGGGAAGCATTCGATTTCGATGAACATTTTTTTGAAAAACGCGTCCATTATTTAGATCGGAAAGCTCCGGTTGATCGGGAACTGCAAGGAGCGGCCGATAGAATTAGAGCAAGTAAGAAGCCGATCATCATCGTCGGTGGCGGAGCAAGATATTCCGGAGCTCGGGATATATTGATGAAGCTGGCGGAAAAGCATAACATTCCACTTGTGGAAACACAGGCAGGTAAATCGACGGTGGAATCATCTTTTCCTAAGAATTTGGGCGGAGTCGGCATTCTCGGTACGATGGCTGCCAATAAGGCTGCCCGCCAGGCAGATCTCGTAATTGGTGTCGGGACCCGCTATACTGACTTTACGACTTCTTCCAAAACTGCATTTGATTTTGAAAGGACAAAGTTTTTGAACATTAACGTCAGCCGCCTTCAAACCTATAAATTAGATGGATTTCAAGTCGTCGCCGATGCAAAAGTGGCGCTCGAGAACCTTGAAGCGTTACTAGTGGGCTATGAAACCGAATATGGGGAAATGCTTGGAGAATGGAAGGCGGAGTGGCTTTCCGAACGGACCCGTTTAAGTCAAGTCACTTTCAGCCGTGAAAATTTCATGCCTGAAATCAAAAGCCAGTTTTCACAGCAAGTCTTGAATGAATACTCGGATGCATTGAAAACTGAATTGGCCCAATCCACTGCGATGATCGCAATAAACGATACAATCGATCAGGAAAGTGTGGTGGTCGGTTCAGCCGGATCACTTCCGGGTGACTTGCAGCGACTCTGGCATTCAAACGTGCCAAACACGTACCATCTTGAATATGGATTTTCCTGTATGGGCTACGAAATTGCAGGAACATTAGGAGCTAAGCTTGCCCATCCAGACCGGGAAGTCTATGCAATGGTAGGGGACGGCAGTTTTCTGATGCTTCATTCGGAATTGATCACAGCCATCCAATATAATCATAAAATCAACATATTATTGTTTGATAATTCTGGCTTCGGCTGCATCAACAATCTGCAAATGGAGAATGGCAGCGGAACATATTGCTGTGAGTTCAGAACACATGATAACCAAATCATGAATATAGATTACGCAAAAGTGGCGGAAGGGTACGGAGCCAAAACTTACAGGGCCAATACTGTCGATGAGCTGAAAGCTGCATTGGAGGATGCAAAGAAACAATCGGCATCTACATTAATAGAAATGAAGGTTCTGCCGAAAACGATGACGGATGGTTATGACTCCTGGTGGAATGTTGGCGTGGCAGAGGTCTCGGAACGAAAAAGTATACAAAGGGCATATGAAGCGAGACAAGAGAAATTAAAAAAGGCCAAACAATATTAA
- the iolE gene encoding myo-inosose-2 dehydratase, which yields MKMQEISWGIAPIGWRNDDIPEIGAENTLSHLLSDIVVAGFQGTEVGGFFPEPAVLNKELRLRNLKIAGQWFSSFIVRDGIKKAEREFHEHCKYLQAVDGDVAVVSEQTYSIQGGRYDVFKEKPHFTEEEWGILCTGLNRLGDIAGLYNLKLVYHHHMGTGVQTLSEIDRLMENTDKKVHLLYDTGHIYVSDGDCMSLLQKHIDRIGHVHFKDVRHNVMKQCRKEGKSFQESFLAGMFTVPGDGCIDFVEAYHTLLENHYKGWIVVEAEQDPSVAHPLEYALIARKYINERLLLVQD from the coding sequence CTGAAAATGCAGGAGATTTCGTGGGGGATTGCCCCAATTGGCTGGCGTAATGATGACATACCGGAAATAGGGGCTGAAAACACCTTATCCCACCTTTTAAGCGATATTGTCGTGGCAGGATTTCAGGGGACCGAAGTAGGCGGTTTCTTCCCGGAACCTGCGGTACTGAATAAAGAGCTGCGGCTTCGGAACTTAAAAATAGCCGGTCAGTGGTTCAGCAGTTTCATCGTTCGTGATGGAATCAAAAAAGCAGAACGGGAATTCCATGAACATTGCAAATATTTACAGGCTGTCGATGGCGATGTAGCGGTAGTATCCGAACAGACCTACAGTATCCAAGGCGGAAGGTACGATGTATTTAAGGAAAAGCCCCACTTTACTGAAGAAGAATGGGGAATATTGTGTACGGGCCTGAATCGGCTCGGGGATATTGCTGGACTTTACAACTTAAAACTGGTGTATCACCACCACATGGGGACAGGGGTCCAGACACTGAGTGAAATTGACCGCCTTATGGAAAATACCGACAAGAAGGTGCATCTGTTATATGATACTGGACATATTTATGTATCGGATGGCGATTGCATGTCCCTTCTGCAAAAGCATATCGACCGCATTGGGCACGTTCATTTCAAGGATGTGAGGCATAACGTGATGAAGCAGTGTCGGAAAGAGGGAAAATCATTTCAAGAATCTTTTTTAGCCGGTATGTTCACAGTGCCTGGTGACGGCTGCATTGACTTTGTGGAAGCTTACCATACATTACTGGAAAATCATTATAAAGGCTGGATTGTAGTAGAAGCGGAACAAGATCCGTCCGTTGCCCATCCATTGGAATACGCATTAATCGCTCGCAAGTATATAAATGAAAGGCTGCTCCTCGTTCAAGATTAA
- a CDS encoding sugar porter family MFS transporter has product MKGCSSFKIKNRKEVINLSNDGNQMAFLRKIIIISTLGGLLFGYDTGVINGALPFMSEADQLNLNSLTQGLVASSLLLGAALGAFLGGRLSDYAGRRKNILFLSVLFFFSTLGCTFAPNVTVMIACRFLLGLAVGGASVTVPTYLAEMSPAERRGRIVTQNELMIVSGQLLAFIFNAILGTTMGDSSHVWRYMLAIASLPAILLFFGMIRLPESPRWLVSKNKNEEALKVLKRIRKMDEAESEFQGIKATFDEENHVKKATYKDLTVPWIRRIVFLGIGIAIVQQITGVNSIMYYGTQILKDAGFETKAALIGNIANGIISVLATFLGIWLLGKIGRRPMLLTGLIGTTTTLLLIGVLSSLLEGTAALPYIVLSLTVTFLAFQQGAISPVTWLMLSEIFPLQVRGLGMGVTVFFLWVVNFLIGLTFPVLLDKVGLSTTFYFFFALGILAIIFVKKCLPETRGLTLEQLEQNFRNHGKEPIKEMTKII; this is encoded by the coding sequence ATGAAAGGCTGCTCCTCGTTCAAGATTAAAAACCGGAAAGAAGTGATTAATTTGAGTAATGATGGAAATCAAATGGCATTCTTACGCAAGATTATTATCATCTCGACGTTAGGCGGTCTTTTGTTCGGATATGATACAGGTGTCATTAATGGTGCCTTGCCGTTCATGTCCGAAGCGGATCAACTTAACCTCAATTCACTTACGCAAGGACTTGTTGCCAGTTCACTTCTTTTAGGCGCGGCACTTGGAGCGTTTCTGGGAGGCAGGCTTTCGGATTATGCGGGCCGCAGAAAAAACATTCTTTTTCTTTCGGTACTTTTTTTCTTTTCCACCCTTGGATGCACGTTTGCACCGAATGTTACGGTCATGATTGCTTGCCGTTTTTTACTCGGCCTTGCGGTAGGCGGGGCGTCAGTAACCGTTCCTACTTATTTGGCGGAAATGTCTCCTGCTGAACGACGCGGCCGGATCGTCACCCAAAATGAATTGATGATTGTTAGCGGACAGCTGCTTGCATTCATTTTCAATGCCATTCTAGGGACAACGATGGGTGACAGTTCACATGTTTGGCGTTACATGCTGGCAATAGCATCACTTCCAGCCATACTTCTTTTCTTTGGCATGATCAGGTTGCCTGAAAGTCCAAGGTGGCTTGTGTCCAAGAACAAAAATGAAGAGGCCCTGAAGGTTTTGAAAAGAATACGTAAAATGGATGAGGCAGAATCGGAATTTCAGGGAATCAAAGCGACATTCGATGAGGAGAACCATGTTAAAAAAGCTACATATAAAGATTTGACCGTCCCATGGATACGGAGAATAGTCTTTCTTGGTATCGGGATTGCCATCGTTCAGCAAATAACGGGCGTTAATTCTATCATGTACTATGGTACCCAAATTTTAAAGGATGCAGGGTTTGAGACAAAAGCTGCTTTGATCGGGAATATTGCAAACGGTATCATTTCTGTTTTGGCAACGTTTTTAGGTATTTGGCTGCTTGGTAAAATCGGGCGCCGGCCAATGCTCTTAACCGGTTTGATTGGGACTACGACCACATTGCTGCTGATTGGCGTCTTATCTTCCCTTCTTGAAGGGACTGCTGCCCTTCCTTATATCGTTTTGTCCTTGACAGTCACTTTCCTTGCCTTTCAGCAGGGAGCCATTTCACCGGTTACCTGGTTGATGCTTTCAGAGATCTTCCCGCTTCAAGTACGTGGGCTTGGTATGGGTGTCACCGTATTTTTTCTATGGGTCGTGAACTTTCTGATTGGCTTAACATTTCCGGTTTTACTTGATAAAGTCGGATTGTCCACAACATTCTATTTCTTTTTCGCTTTAGGCATTTTGGCTATCATCTTTGTGAAAAAATGTCTACCGGAAACAAGAGGACTTACACTTGAACAGCTTGAACAAAACTTCCGCAATCATGGAAAAGAACCTATTAAGGAAATGACAAAAATAATATAA